The proteins below are encoded in one region of Engraulis encrasicolus isolate BLACKSEA-1 chromosome 1, IST_EnEncr_1.0, whole genome shotgun sequence:
- the LOC134454160 gene encoding zinc finger MYM-type protein 1-like: protein MNGLETRADGVPQGPVIGIKEEFEVEETAVSADAFSAKVEIEDIEVDAAAAAAAAEVEVEVEDIEVDDNCAKVENEEVQVAASADVAADGYQLLRIGGVASSILQTSSSAGLPVLLLIQNSSPANIKVVPQQTATVDVDVISQLRGFSKLDSQGKKDVMKHERPTPELKELQQRTGQKITRSFQSEWYNRKDWLCGCASRNRLFCYPCLLFGTYENVWTNKGFNDLRNLPRALQKHECSSAHIQSQIALKTFGTSPIDVALSEQHRLNVSKHNAKVKENREILKHLIHATCFLAKQGLAFRGNDESASSSNRGNYVELLNAFAELDERLERHLETATVFSGLSGTIQNDLIEAVGDVIRADIKKEIDDAPFVALEVDETTDVTNRTQISTILRYVATSEAGCEVKEAFLGFDDVSEDRRAPAIAQYVLGVLEKYNCVDKLVAQTYDGAAVMSSELNGVQAKIKERVPEAMLTHCYAHKFSLVLQHAAKCIAECRNFFKTVEGIGRFFSKSTKASRLLDEVVKQRLPTAAPTRWSSDSRHLQTISMFQSDLLTVFRTISDDPDGWDNDAAIMASGYEQWLSKPSTCFLMMLYDFIFNATDALFRVLRKKAMDFELCCKRINDTIEAVELKRLEFYSFYEQVEQKCSSLGLTDSMQSQKPARDERKRLFLNILDNVTSQLKARFDHFGDLAFLALIDCSKLKEMARHCDETKLQSLSNYAKFFDFVRLKADLIGLYCSQAVRKECKSPVQLLSFLAKNKLTETVPEATKLLQLALTIPAVTVLVDRSSSALKRLKTYGRNRTCQGHLSSLATIAIEKERLLKLRQDKEDFYNKVTEVFVQKGRRMDFIYK from the exons ATGAATGGGTTAGAG ACAAGGGCGGATGGTGTTCCGCAGGGCCCAGTCATTGGGATTAAAGAAGAATTTGAAGTGGAAGAAACTGCTGTGTCTGCTGATGCTTTTTCTGCCAAAGTGGAAATAGAAGACATTGAAGTggatgccgctgctgctgctgctgctgctgaagttgAAGTGGAAGTTGAAGACATTGAAGTGGATGATAACTGTGCTAAAGTTGAAAATGAAGAAGTTCAGGTTGCTGcgtctgctgatgttgctgcGGATGGTTATCAGTTGCTTCGCATTG GTGGCGTTGCCTCCTCCATACTGCAGACCTCCTCATCTGCAGGCCTCCcagttctcctcctcatccagaaCTCCTCACCTGCAAACATCAAAGTTGTACCGCAGCAG ACTGCTACTGTGGACGTGGATGTCATATCGCAACTGAGAGGGTTCTCAAAGTTGGATTCACaagggaaaaaagatgtgatgaaGCATGAACGACCGACGCCGGAACTAAAGGAATTACAGCAGAGGACAGGGCAGAAGATAACCCGATcgtttcaaagtgagtggtacaaccgaaaagactggctgtGTGGATGTGCTTCAAGAAACCGCCTTTTCTGTTACCCGTGTCTCTTGTTTGGGACCTATGAGAATGTATGGACTAACAAGGGATTTAATGACTTGAGAAATCTACCAAGAGCCCTCCAGAAACACGAATGCTCTTCTGCTCACATTCAAAGTCAAATTGCTTTGAAGACGTTTGGGACTTCTCCAATAGACGTGGCCTTGagtgaacagcaccggctaaatgTTAGCAAGCACAACGCCAAGGTGAAGGAAAACCGAGAGATCTTAAAGCACCTCATTCATGCGACCTGCTTCTTAGCCAAACAGGGGTTGGCGTTTCGTGGTAATGATGAGAGCGCCAGCTCTTCAAATCGTGGGAATTATGTCGAGCTGTTGAATGCGTTTGCCGAGTTGGATGAGAGGCTCGAAAGACACCTAGAGACAGCTACTGTATTTTCTGGGTTGTCGGGTACAATTCAGAATGACTTAATTGAAGCAGTGGGAGATGTGATCAGAGCTGATATCAAAAAGGAAATTGATGATGCACCATTCGTTGCTCTAGAAGTTGACGAAACGACAGATGTGACAAACAGAACTCAGATCTCCACGATTCTACGTTATGTTGCAACAAGTGAGGCGGGCTGTGAAGTGAAGGAGGCTTTTTTAGGGTTTGATGATGTCAGTGAAGACCGAAGAGCCCCTGCAATAGCCCAGTACGTCTTGGGAGTGTTGGAGAAATACAACTGCGTCGACAAATTAGTTGCACAGACATACGACGGGGCAGCTGTCATGTCGTCAGAGCTGAATGGTGTGCAAGCAAAGATAAAAGAAAGAGTACCCGAAGCGATGCTTACTCACTGTTATGCGCACAAGTTTAGTTTAGTACTGCAACATGCAGCAAAGTGCATAGCTGAATGCAGAAACTTCTTCAAAACTGTTGAGGGGATAGGGAGGTTTTTCAGCAAGTCCACAAAGGCCTCTCGCTTACTGGATGAAGTTGTGAAGCAGCGCTTACCAACAGCAGCGCCCACAAGATGGAGTTCTGATTCCAGACATCTGCAAACCATCAGCATGTTCCAATCTGACCTGCTCACGGTATTCCGTACCATCAGCGATGATCCAGACGGTTGGGATAATGACGCTGCAATCATGGCCTCTGGATATGAGCAGTGGCTGTCAAAACCATCAACGTGCTTCCTCATGATGTTGTATGATTTCATCTTCAATGCAACGGATGCTCTCTTTAGAGTGCTGCGAAAGAAGGCCATGGATTTTGAATTGTGTTGTAAACGGATTAATGACACAATTGAAGCTGTGGAACTAAAGAGACTGGAGTTTTACAGTTTCTACGAGCAGGTTGAGCAGAAATGCTCCTCACTTGGTCTGACCGATAGCATGCAAAGTCAGAAGCCAGCCAGAGATGAGCGGAAACGATTGTTCTTGAACATTCTAGACAATGTCACATCTCAGCTGAAAGCCCGATTTGATCACTTTGGGGATCTAGCTTTCCTTGCATTGATCGATTGTTCAAAATTGAAGGAAATGGCCAGACATTGTGATGAGACGAAACTGCAAAGCTTGTCAAATTATGCCAAGTTCTTTGACTTCGTCAGGCTAAAGGCTGATCTGATTGGACTGTATTGCTCACAAGCAGTGAGGAAGGAATGCAAATCCCCTGTCCAGCTTCTCAGTTTTTTGGCCAAGAACAAACTGACGGAGACGGTCCCTGAAGCGACCAAGTTACTTCAACTGGCCCTCACGATACCAGCTGTAACAGTGCTGGTGGACAGGTCTTCCTCTGCTCTGAAAAGACTCAAAACATACGGGCGTAATCGCACCTGTCAAGGACACCTTTCATCCCTGGCAACCATCGCTATTGAGAAGGAGAGGCTTCTAAAACTGAGACAAGACAAGGAGGAT
- the LOC134454196 gene encoding polymeric immunoglobulin receptor-like isoform X2 — protein MKALFVKTLFFILNLSNHSGVCSAEPVLSVSGRVGGSVEIRCPYDAGYETYSKYLCRGACSYGNKDKLVETEEGKSGAVKVRFSLHDNTTSRIFTVSITGLTAKDAGKYRCGIKTGFAFKDIYIEVNLGITPPVITAPLTSESDRATSPPPATPPPTPTAPPSTPTAPPLPPQVNVGVLAGDVVGYCGGGVSIRCEYDTQYGQRPKYFCQGEQAACRELIRTSTKGKWVSKDRFSLFDNGTHYFIVSISELTTSDSGRYQCGVSVLEGEPVQTEVNLKVKDEVSNCGITMVKTAFVGETLNVTCPYLDVHEHAGKYLCKAFHGQSCNYKVSAQADSTWVHSDKVSVFDDSDKTP, from the exons ATGAAGGCTCTCTTCGTAAAGACTCTCTTCTTCATTCTCAACCTCTCCAACCACTCAG gtgtctgtTCTGCAGAGCCAGTGCTCAGTGTGAGTGGACGTGTAGGTGGATCAGTAGAGATCAGATGCCCCTATGATGCTGGATATGAGACCTACTCCAAGTACCTCTGCAGAGGAGCCTGTTCCTATGGGAACAAAGACAAACTTGTTGAAACTGAAGAAGGGAAGAGCGGGGCTGTTAAAGTAAGATTCTCTCTCCATGACAACACCACTTCTAGAATCTTCACCGTCTCCATCACTGGACTGACTGCAAAGGATGCTGGGAAGTATCGGTGTGGAATTAAGACTGGATTTGCGTTTAAAGATATCTACATTGAAGTCAACCTAG GCATCACACCACCTGTCATCACCGCACCTCTGACCTCAG AGAGTGACAGAGCTACCAGTCCTCCACCAGctactcctcctccaactccaacTGCCCCTCCTTCAACTCCAACtgcccctcctctgcctcctcaagTCAATG TGGGTGTGTTGGCTGGTGATGTGGTCGGCTACTGTGGGGGCGGTGTGAGCATCAGGTGTGAGTACGACACACAGTATGGCCAACGCCCCAAATACTTCTGCCAGGGCGAGCAG GCAGCCTGCAGGGAGTTGATCCGAACCAGCACCAAGGGCAAGTGGGTCAGTAAGGACCGTTTCTCGCTGTTCGACAACGGGACGCACTACTTCATCGTGAGCATCTCTGAGCTGACGACGTCTGACTCGGGCCGGTATCAGTGTGGCGTCAGCGTCCTCGAAGGGGAACCGGTCCAGACAGAGGTCAACCTGAAGGTCAAGGACG AAGTGTCCAACTGCGGCATAACAATGGTGAAAACCGCCTTCGTCGGAGAGACTCTGAACGTCACCTGTCCTTACCTGGATGTCCATGAGCATGCTGGCAAGTACCTGTGCAAGGCTTTCCATGGCCAGAGCTGCAACTACAAGGTTTCCGCCCAGGCAGACAGTACCTGGGTACACTCGGATAAGGTATCCGTCTTCGATGACAG CGACAAGACCCCTTAA
- the LOC134454196 gene encoding polymeric immunoglobulin receptor-like isoform X1, with product MKALFVKTLFFILNLSNHSGVCSAEPVLSVSGRVGGSVEIRCPYDAGYETYSKYLCRGACSYGNKDKLVETEEGKSGAVKVRFSLHDNTTSRIFTVSITGLTAKDAGKYRCGIKTGFAFKDIYIEVNLGITPPVITAPLTSESDRATSPPPATPPPTPTAPPSTPTAPPLPPQVNVGVLAGDVVGYCGGGVSIRCEYDTQYGQRPKYFCQGEQAACRELIRTSTKGKWVSKDRFSLFDNGTHYFIVSISELTTSDSGRYQCGVSVLEGEPVQTEVNLKVKDEVSNCGITMVKTAFVGETLNVTCPYLDVHEHAGKYLCKAFHGQSCNYKVSAQADSTWVHSDKVSVFDDRSPSMMTGKGVYSQRC from the exons ATGAAGGCTCTCTTCGTAAAGACTCTCTTCTTCATTCTCAACCTCTCCAACCACTCAG gtgtctgtTCTGCAGAGCCAGTGCTCAGTGTGAGTGGACGTGTAGGTGGATCAGTAGAGATCAGATGCCCCTATGATGCTGGATATGAGACCTACTCCAAGTACCTCTGCAGAGGAGCCTGTTCCTATGGGAACAAAGACAAACTTGTTGAAACTGAAGAAGGGAAGAGCGGGGCTGTTAAAGTAAGATTCTCTCTCCATGACAACACCACTTCTAGAATCTTCACCGTCTCCATCACTGGACTGACTGCAAAGGATGCTGGGAAGTATCGGTGTGGAATTAAGACTGGATTTGCGTTTAAAGATATCTACATTGAAGTCAACCTAG GCATCACACCACCTGTCATCACCGCACCTCTGACCTCAG AGAGTGACAGAGCTACCAGTCCTCCACCAGctactcctcctccaactccaacTGCCCCTCCTTCAACTCCAACtgcccctcctctgcctcctcaagTCAATG TGGGTGTGTTGGCTGGTGATGTGGTCGGCTACTGTGGGGGCGGTGTGAGCATCAGGTGTGAGTACGACACACAGTATGGCCAACGCCCCAAATACTTCTGCCAGGGCGAGCAG GCAGCCTGCAGGGAGTTGATCCGAACCAGCACCAAGGGCAAGTGGGTCAGTAAGGACCGTTTCTCGCTGTTCGACAACGGGACGCACTACTTCATCGTGAGCATCTCTGAGCTGACGACGTCTGACTCGGGCCGGTATCAGTGTGGCGTCAGCGTCCTCGAAGGGGAACCGGTCCAGACAGAGGTCAACCTGAAGGTCAAGGACG AAGTGTCCAACTGCGGCATAACAATGGTGAAAACCGCCTTCGTCGGAGAGACTCTGAACGTCACCTGTCCTTACCTGGATGTCCATGAGCATGCTGGCAAGTACCTGTGCAAGGCTTTCCATGGCCAGAGCTGCAACTACAAGGTTTCCGCCCAGGCAGACAGTACCTGGGTACACTCGGATAAGGTATCCGTCTTCGATGACAG GTCTCCATCTATGATGACAGGAAAGGGCGTGTATTCACAGCGTTGCTAA